The region AAGTGCATGCAATGTAACTCCAGGCTTAAAGAAGCACTTCCTATGGCAGTAGTGTCTGTTTGGCACTGATAAATGAACCACAGTCAGGCTCAGAATACTCTTAGAGAGCTTTAGGTAATACAAACTGCCTTGTTCAAAGGCATTAATCAGGAGTGTCCCAACCTGCTCCAGGAGGACCaacttcctgcagagtttagtgcCAACCATCGCTCACAAACCTGGCAGGAAGTTTCAAGTAATcctaaagaccttgattagccGTTTCAGGTGTGTTTATTTAGAGTCTGCGAGAAGGTTGGACCTCCAGGAGCAGAAGTGGACAAACCGTGCATTAGGACATTCAgattactgtcttttaatttgtgCATGACTTCATGTAGCAGCTTGTGGATAATTCCAAGAAATGTCTTAAATAATGACTCTGGGcacaaagaaaaaagaaggaaCAACCGACAAAACGTATGCTGTAACAGTAAAATCTCATTTGCAAGACGGTCGTCCGTATAAGAGGCTACACCTCTTCCTCGTCCACTTCCTCGTTTCCAGGCATCTGCACTTTAACCCAGCCATCTGTAGTCAGGCTGTGCTTCTTCTGATGTCGTTTGTAGTTGTCCCAGTGGCCAGTGGTGTAGCCACACTCTTGGCACTTATGGGGCTTCTCGCCTGTGTGGCGCAACATATGCCGCTTTAGGTTCATACTCTGGTTGCAGCTGTAATTGCAGATTGCACACTGAAAGGGTTTGGCGCCTGAATGCACCCGCTGGTGCCTCTTGAGATTAGCCAGGTTGCCGCAGGCATAGTCACACAAGTGGCACTTGTAGGGCTTCTCGCCGGTGTGTACTCGATGGTGCCGCTTGAGGTTGTCGAAGTGGGCAGAGGCGTAGTCGCACTGCGGGCACTTGTATGGCTTCTCTCCACTGTGGGTCTTCATGTGGCGGGCCAGGTGGTTCGGGTAGTGGGTGATGAAAGGGCAGGCAGCACAGGTGTAGACTTTGTCCCCTCGTTCAGCGGGGCATCCGGGTGTGTCCTTAGTTAACATTTCCAGGGTGCACTTAGCACATATCTGGGCCGAGGATCCATCCTCGTCATCCAGGGCCATGCCGCACAGCCGACAAGTGAAGGGGAAGAACATGGGGGGCAGGGGAGCAGCCTGTCCTGACTGCAACACCCCTGCCGACGACTGCTGTGGAAGCCTCAGGCCATCAAGTGTGTGCAAGTAGTTCCCATCCCTTCCCGCATGGGCTCGCGAGGCAGACTGCACAGCACCTGCAACTGAACTCTTTGTAAAACTCTCCTTTCAGTATTCTTTCAGGACACAAAGCAGAAGCTTACTTACCTTCGGTGGGGGCAGGAGCTGCTTCCTTTTCCTGCTGACTCAGGGTAGTGTGGTTTAAACCATTGCCACTTACTGGCTGAGGGGCACTCTGACCCGGGCTTACAGCTGCATGCATGCGCTGGTGCCTCTTCAGGTTCCCTAAGGAACTGCATGCAAACGTGCAGTTGTTGCACTTATAGGGCTTTTCCCCGGTGTGTATGCGCAAGTGCCTTTGCAGGTTCACTAGTTGTGCTGATGCGTAGGAGCACAGCGGACACCCGTATGGCTTTTCGCCATTGTGCGTCTTCATATGCCTCTTAACATGATTGGTGTAGCGTGACGTGAAACCACAGAGCGTGCATGAGTGGAGCTTCAGGGAACCATCCTCCGCAGCAGCGCCCTCATTCCCTCCCCCTCTAGACTCGGCTTGTAAGCCTAAGTCCGAGCAGAGTTTCCTGTCTGCAACGCCATTCACATTCCCTTTGCAACAGCGCATGCAGAAGGGCCCCACCAAGTCCACGCCTGGTCCCAGGGGGTCTTCCAGGAGCTGACCACACCCTCTGCAAGAGAGGTAAGAGGGAAAGGCAGACTCAGAAACCCTCTCTTCACGCTCGCTTTCGGTCGCACGCAGGTCTTCAGCGTCACTCTCCATACTGAGGCGGCTGAAGGGAGAGCTCTCCTCGTCTCCCAGGGGGAAGCCAGGCAAACTGATGTCAGCTGTACAGGACCACAGCAAGACActgcattacattatgcagctgTATAGATAGATTTTCTGCAATCTGAGCTAGTGTGCAAGAATtcaattaaaacagaaatttcaacaATTTAGTGCTAATAACAGGACATTCTTTCAGTATCTGTAATATGTGAAGCTGATGAAGCAAGATTGCGTGCATCTATGATTTTCAAAAAACACTACAAATTTAGCACAAAATATCATCAGCTGAAAAATATTTGGCATTTATACTTACCCACTAAGCCAGCTGACAAACGTTAAGTAAATTCTGATAGCAACAAATAAAAGGTGGTACTCCAACAAAACTAAATTCTAGTGTTTCTGCTCATTGTCTTTCCATGAAACGAAGTTTTCCTTCTGCAAGCTGCTGATGTACATGCACTGTGTAGAAATGTGTGAGTCTGAAGTCTGAACGGGCGTTTATAGTGCCCATTTCGGAAACCCCAGGTGGGTGATTACCCAGcctaatgataatgatgatgatgatgatgactatAATGGTCCTGCTGCTGATGATCACAACTAAATGCCTTATTATAATGTGTCCTTGATGGTGATGACTGTCTTGATGACCTTTATATAATAGTTGtaacatactgtatttttttcctgatttGACATTTTGAAATAGTATGTTCTGTCAGAAGGCCAAAACCATTGAAATTTTCCAGAACGTTAGGCTCACTTCTTTCAACTGTACAATGAAGACCACACTGCTTGCTGACAGCACTTATGTTACAAGTCAGTCTTCACACTTAATGTCCCATATTAAGCACATATGGCCCCTCACGAATGCCAACAATACAGCAAACTAAAGCATATGTATAAAATCATCAAGATTTAGCAGTAGCAATCATAAAAGTTTCAGTGAGCACCCTAATTTATTTCGAAAactcattttataaaaatatatagtcaCAAGACCTATGTAAAAATATGGAAATTGTTTTCACTTAGAAacaaattttaatgaaatatgtaaaaTTCCTCAAGATTTCTGGATTTTTCCATGAGAGTCTAAACCCTTTTAATATTCCCTACCAAAGTTAGGCTTAGAAACTCACGTAACTCACCTGAGAACTTTTCCAGGCCTATGATCTTGTTGTCATTGTCAGGATCTGAAAACTCGAGTTCTTGTCCCAGGAGGAAGTCGCTCTCAAAGGTAAGGCTTGCTGAACGTACAGTGCCTAAACCATCTTCAGAATCCACTGAAAGCAAAGAGTCCAAAGTCAAATACAGCTGCAATGGCATTGGAAAACATCTTTATAGATATAGatgaaatacatataaaaaaggatGTAAAAATGTGTACTAAACCCATGTGAAACCCCTACAGTGGCTGTAAGCTTTTAAGTCATGATTATACAAATATAAGATTTACAGTAAACTGCACACCATGTTGTGGGAttatattcatttgaaataacTCTTGGGTTAatgactaattaaaataaatataactctcaaaaaacacaaaacaatcataGAATTGCGccctttggaattttttttaataataataacaattctaattattttataaGTCATTTACACCAAGCCACAATTTATGTAttgtgaagggaaaaaaaaacatgaaatgaatAACTTAATGGTTCCTGTTAATATATTCACAcgatatttttcataatatgacaaaattaaaaatggactggaaatacaataatttataatttatgctGACATAAAATAACCCAATTTGTGTtgatttcttcttcttcacaCATATTTCATCCATTTCAACTATTGTATGGCAAAATTGCTAGTCACGGTAGAAATTACACCACAACTTTGAGTTTTAATTATCATTacttggatgaaaaaaaaaaaacagctttatacatgtctgaaaaaaaactgtaaaaataaacaaaggcaaatagtttttttttttttcaagacagttttaatgtgattTCATAAAACAAAAGAGGAAGGATAAGTTAAAGAAACAGCCCATCTAGCAGCATTTACTTGGCAGTAACAGGCTCTGgctttactgtaattttactgccatctgctgggcgaaacaaaaaaaaataaatcacaacttTTTAATAAAGAAGAAACAAGAACACAACCTATACTTTTGAAGCAGGCTATGTTTACAGCAAGTATTTGTATTCATTCAGTTACCATAACAGTGATTTACCACATTCGTCTGAAAATCTTAAAATtgcttaatattaatatgaattacaGGCAAAATTCAGCATTTCTTCCTAATCTGACACAAACATATAATTAACTCCTACTTTTGTTAGACacattacaactttttaaataaaggACAGTGGATACACACAGCATATAAAATCATCAGAAGAATCTACCAGTCAGCTTGTCTGACACCTGAAATCACAATTCAAAATCAAGTCAAAACACAGTGCAGTGCAATTGTTATGTTTCTGTCAATACAAATAGATttctcatattatattatatataatatataaactaaatataatcATATAACCAACAAGTCGTAACCAAGTGTAATAGGTTCCAAGAGCACATAAATAAAAGAGCACATAAAAAACAAGACACATGACCAATTTCCATACTTTTTCTCTGAATTAGTAAACACCAACAAATACTAAACATGTGAGAGGAGTGAACGAATACCAAGATTAAATGAGAAAGCAGCTTACACTTGACTGGTTGTGGATTCTGTTGTTTTCTTCTTGGCATCTTCCAGTCAGCCTTTTTATTTGCAACCTCCTCTGGGTTCCCTCGAAACCAATCAACTCATTCTCCAAAGGTACATATCCTTTAAAAGCATTGAAATAACACACGTTACTGATATACACGTCAGAACAACTCATTTAACAAATGCATTGCGCGTCTAGGAGCTAACATGCTAATCTTACAGTGACACATAAGATAAATAAGCCTTGCgtcatttacagtaaataaaagatatatattaatctcgcagtgcaacagaatgcaCGTCTGTGTTCATGTACGTTAGTAGGCTACACGTACTGAAGTGCACGAGCGCCCAGCTTGTGTGTTTCTTCAGTCGATATGCAACACACAGATCTAAACACTCCACTCCAGCTCTGTTGTCAAGCTCAGCAGATGTCATAAATATACCTGTTCTTTCTAGCTGACACGTTAAATACCGGTTCCCGTCGAGGCAAACAGCGGCGTCTGACGGGGCGCTACTGCTCACAGTCCGCCATTCCGCAACACATCGACCACAAAGAAAGGCAATTAATGCTCTTTTTTCATAACTTAATTGATTTCCAAATTGCCATTGTATACATTTTCTTCCGCTACGTTGCGTATATCCGTTTCCTCGCCTACGCATTTCCGGGGACGTTGCTGCTctgtttatacatttctctttttatGGATTGTTGTTCGatattaaagctaaaataaaggaaaatctGCATTTAGATTTAGGGaggttaaattaattttgtaccGCATTTGATTCATGTTTTTTGTGGGCGCAATAACTATGAATAAATCTCGCTTATGacaacaatattatattatattatattatattatattatattatattatattatattatattatattatattatattatattatattatacattttgtaatattttcttactATAAGATTAGAACAATACGAACTACACAGCCGTCGTCCAAATTatcattagtaaataataatgttaattatacGTATAGGCTATTgtaatgttatgtaaaaaaaatatagtagCCATTATATTAAATAGTTTGCTATTATTGGTGCTCAAGTCTCAGAATGACAtgacaattatatttatttgcaaattaatACTTTGCTAAATTACTACACAGATATAACATACTTTTACTACaattgcactatatatatatatgagagatatgagatatgagatatatatatatatatatatattacattaatattattcacacaatcTCCTGAAGGCCATTACAACCTGTCAAGCAGCAGAGGAGCTTAAGGAGGGAACCTCGGGGTTCAAGGGGATTTCCTCGCCAACATCATGTGGCGAATCTTGGACCAGAGTCCAGAAAAACACTCAAAGACACGCAAATAGGCGACGTTCTACAGCAGTGGGAGGAGCCTCGAGAGCTTGCGCTTCCTTACAAGAGGTCCTCATCCGCTCAGTGGGAGGAGCCAACCGATGGCGCTGAGCTGATAACGCACTGAGCGGAGGTAAGAGACCGAttacattcaattattattattatctttaagtCCGAGGATGTTTTTCTCCTCATGCGTTCGGGTATTATAAGCTGCATTTAAGcataaaagtatattatttgGCAGGGGGAACGGCAATACGTAATAACATTGCCACTCCCTGCAGTGCTGTGATGCCCTGGTCAGACcttctgattaattattacaaattctGAAATTAGACAAATTATTTTAGTGCATTAGATTTAAAGTGGCGCTAAACAGACACAGTTCAGCACAACCGAGAGGTCGTATGAAGTGCGTGAGATTCTGTACgtaaatacatgtaatataaagGTCCGTCCTGTATCCTTGAAGTAACAGTTGATGTAAATGACGGACCACTCGTGGCCCAAATGTGGAGGTGTGTCCTCATATAACGCCCTAAACGGCATTGCCACGAACCCACGATGTTTTCTTGAGTTGTTAGTCAGGATATTAATGAGATATCTTCAAAAGAGACTGATATATTATAAACACAGCTATGATTGCATTGCATCGGCCTTTGATATTTTTGGTTTGCCAAATTGTTGCCCAGTTTGCTTAATGTGGTCAAACAAGAAAACTGCTGAGTGCATGTCCAGGAATAGTcctgagagaaagaaaacacaccgAAGGCAATCCAAAGATCTCAGCCACAGGATTTTTCTCTACGACCAGAGAAGCTATAATACACATTTGAGCTCTATCTCATCATTGACGCCCATTGCAATGTGCACAATAAAAGTATTTATGCATGCCAGATACTCTAACAAGTCGTTAGTTAATGTATCATGTAAGCATTAAAAACAAGCTTTGAACTCCATTATAATTGCATAATGCTTTCTTTTGTGGTTAAATCTTGGTCCAGTGCATTTTAAAACCCTGCTTGTCAGTGTGTTGAATGACATTGAAATTAAGCGAATGTCTCTCATCTTTATTGGTTTCTGTTCTGTTGAgaatcttgaatttttttttttttttttttttttttttggcccagGTATTTAATATGTATAACTTTAGAAATAAATGTATCTCAAGATTGTTTTTAGCATGGATAATCTTTAAGAAATGCAGTTGTTTCCACAAAAAGAATAAGTCACTGATTTTCTCTCATGACCATTTTATGTTTAATGAACGTAACCCTAAAGTACTAAGTAGCTTAATAGGCAATACCATTTAATGTcaaatttattcttattaaatgTGAGACCTTGTCAGAATGTTTCCCCTTTGCAACGCTGTGTTTCTAAAGCCTGAACGAAAATTGATCCTCATGATTATATGCTTtctattgttaattttattattgcagcattagcattagcaaatTGAAGAATTTGTATTCTTGAAGCATTCTTATATAACTAGCAGAAGAACTGAAAAACTTGTTAAatgcattgttattttagtataatttatttacGATTGTAgataaaacaatatttggaaagatttacatttttatattttaagttacaGTAGCAAATggtagtaattttgttttgtgctattgtcagttttattagtt is a window of Carassius auratus strain Wakin chromosome 45, ASM336829v1, whole genome shotgun sequence DNA encoding:
- the LOC113063243 gene encoding zinc finger protein 513-like isoform X2, with product MPRRKQQNPQPVKLDSEDGLGTVRSASLTFESDFLLGQELEFSDPDNDNKIIGLEKFSADISLPGFPLGDEESSPFSRLSMESDAEDLRATESEREERVSESAFPSYLSCRGCGQLLEDPLGPGVDLVGPFCMRCCKGNVNGVADRKLCSDLGLQAESRGGGNEGAAAEDGSLKLHSCTLCGFTSRYTNHVKRHMKTHNGEKPYGCPLCSYASAQLVNLQRHLRIHTGEKPYKCNNCTFACSSLGNLKRHQRMHAAVSPGQSAPQPVSGNGLNHTTLSQQEKEAAPAPTEGAVQSASRAHAGRDGNYLHTLDGLRLPQQSSAGVLQSGQAAPLPPMFFPFTCRLCGMALDDEDGSSAQICAKCTLEMLTKDTPGCPAERGDKVYTCAACPFITHYPNHLARHMKTHSGEKPYKCPQCDYASAHFDNLKRHHRVHTGEKPYKCHLCDYACGNLANLKRHQRVHSGAKPFQCAICNYSCNQSMNLKRHMLRHTGEKPHKCQECGYTTGHWDNYKRHQKKHSLTTDGWVKVQMPGNEEVDEEEV
- the LOC113063243 gene encoding zinc finger protein 513-like isoform X1; its protein translation is MPRRKQQNPQPVKLDSEDGLGTVRSASLTFESDFLLGQELEFSDPDNDNKIIGLEKFSADISLPGFPLGDEESSPFSRLSMESDAEDLRATESEREERVSESAFPSYLSCRGCGQLLEDPLGPGVDLVGPFCMRCCKGNVNGVADRKLCSDLGLQAESRGGGNEGAAAEDGSLKLHSCTLCGFTSRYTNHVKRHMKTHNGEKPYGCPLCSYASAQLVNLQRHLRIHTGEKPYKCNNCTFACSSLGNLKRHQRMHAAVSPGQSAPQPVSGNGLNHTTLSQQEKEAAPAPTEVAGAVQSASRAHAGRDGNYLHTLDGLRLPQQSSAGVLQSGQAAPLPPMFFPFTCRLCGMALDDEDGSSAQICAKCTLEMLTKDTPGCPAERGDKVYTCAACPFITHYPNHLARHMKTHSGEKPYKCPQCDYASAHFDNLKRHHRVHTGEKPYKCHLCDYACGNLANLKRHQRVHSGAKPFQCAICNYSCNQSMNLKRHMLRHTGEKPHKCQECGYTTGHWDNYKRHQKKHSLTTDGWVKVQMPGNEEVDEEEV